tgttcAGGAAATCGGATAATACTAGGGTATGCAGGGATTCATGGTTACgatatttttgtgtgatttcatttctttttattatgaagatggctgccatggcaatGGCAGACactttcaccctaaccctaactctaaccgatttttgtccattttgcaaaagccgcttgtctgTTTTACTTTATAAcacctcgtcgatataaactaaccaaatgagactagtccttgggtacacggccctatatcatgtatatagtcagagaatagaaggacttaaaaagaacatccttgggtacctccttcaatacgaggctcacaacatatcaatcagccctcgtagtAAAGGTCAACTTGATTGAGAACAGGTCGATCATATACAAGTCTTGTTCTCCACATCATTACAGACTGTCATTGTTATAATTACTGCCGAGATAAAACGTTTCTCGTTCACACTTCACAGACAATAACAATAATTAGTATTAATTAGTGTACCTCACTCCCCTGTCAATCCAGCCAGTACCTGTAGCGTAACGATCGACGAGAGCATGGAAGTGTTAGCAAGATGTTAATCATATCACACTATAATCCGGACCATAgtattatattaatttatgttGGAACAGGGCATCGATTGTTATGACTACAGTAACAATCACCCATGTACGTGATATGTCGAAACTCAGACATTGCTGGTGCCCGACTCATGGAATGATTATGCGCAAAATCCTCGAGACATTTAACAACGCCGTATTAAATAATACAGCATTCAATTTCCATGATTACTGttgatattcaaaattatttaattacttaaTAGATTAATTATGGTTTAATCGGCAATGGAATGCTTCACCAGTTAATTATCTAGTTCAATCAttgtaattaaattttaaattaaaaaggaaaatgcctgtataaacatgtttcaatttttgttagtaaacacatttttttatcttttgcgTTAACTTTCAAAACAAGTCACGATAGCCAGTCTCTCTGAATTATACCTGTAATGAGATGAGCTTTGTAAGATGTAGATGCTGATTTATATTAGCATATACTAAGTAAGCATAGACACTTATTGTTAAACTAATGTTGTAGTCGGTGTAAATAATACTGCTATCAAGCTGATATAGATGTAGCTATGTACCAAACCATTATGAATTAACGTACAGGAAGCTACAAAAAATGAGATACACAATCATTTGTATTTTGACAGATTTGTATTCAGagtatttaaaaagataattttgCTTCATTGCAGGTGACCTTCCAGCTCCTATTGGTTAGACACGCACCTTTGAAATGATGACCTTCATTCATCATAATCTGCCATAACGCAAAGTTCGTCTAAATCATCATTGATCATTCAAGAACCGAAAGCTAAAGTAGCTTGATAGAGAACCTGAAAGGAAACAACTCCAGACAATTATTACATATCATTTTGATCTAAAGCAATGTCCGAACTAGAATTAGAAACGACAGTCGAACCTGAGCCAGAAACAACGGCCAAACCGGAACCAGAAACAACGACCGAACCTGAACCAGAAACAACAGCTGAACCTGAATCAGAAATAACGACCGAACCTGAACCAGAAACAACAGCTGAACCTGAACCAGAAACAACGACCGAACCTGAACCAGAAACAACGGCCGAACCTGAACCAGAAACAACAGTTGAACCTGAACCAGAATCAACAGTCGAACCTGAACCAGAAACAACGACCGAACCTGAACCAGAAACAACGGCCGAACCTGAACCAGAAACAATGACCGAACCTGAACCAGAAACAACAGTCGAACCTGAACCAGAAACAACAGCTGAACCTGAACCAGAAACAACAGTCGAACCTGAACCAGAAACGACGGCCGAACCTGAACCAGAAACAACGACTGAACCTGAACCAGAAACAACAGCTGAACCTGAACCAGAAACAACAGTCGAACCTGAACCAGAAACTAACAGCTGAACCTGAACCAGAAACAACGACTGAACCTGAACCAGAAACAACGACCGAACCTGAACCAGAAACAACGGCCGAACCTGAACCAGAAACAGCAGCTGAACCCGAATCAGAAACAACAGCTGAACCCTGAATCAGAGACAACAGCTGAACCCGAATCAGAAACAACGGCCAAACCTGAATCTGAAGGAACTACCGAACCTGAGTCAGAAATAACAGCCGATTTTGAACCGGAGGTGATTACTGAACCGGGATCGGAAAATGAACCAAATTCTTTTTCTGAAGTGACCGGATTATCTTCTCCGGAAGCAGAAATGACCTTGATACCCTCAGCAGAAATGACTACGCCGGAAGTAGAAGCGGAAGCACAATCGGAGCCAACCGTGTCAGAAATAATGTGGCCGCCTACAGCCTTGTTGGTACTCGGGGCGTTTAGTATGTATAACAAAGAGTAgcagaaatgtatacagtattaaaCATTTTAACGTCCGGAATTGTAGAACCAATTGAATATGTGTGTTTAATATCGGTAATTGTTtagagagtataggtcaccttacaagCTGGAAAGAGCGGGGATTTGCCATTAGCTTAGTAGTAGGATGTTCGCCATGAGAGCGAGCGGTCGCTAGTTCGAAGCCCGGCgcgggcagggtatttttcattacacaCTCTTATCACAATCAATTGTAGGTCGATCATTGCTACTAATCAGTGTATACAAGTCAAAAAGTATATCATGAAAAATTTCTTCTCAACTTATCtctttatacatttgtttttaaagggacattccttcgttcgggcatcagaaacatgcacaatttctatcgATGAAATCTATGTCAGAACGATGATTATACGAGTGACTGTGCCTACTTGTTATGAAATTAAAgccgaaatgtacaagaaagGCGTATCGTATACGAATACCGTATGTCTatgcggtaattagtgatacttcgggtcgaatcaagaatttcaggacttaatactcgaagagTTTTGGCTTATCTTTAGAATAAAACTGCATTATTAatttaaagattataacttttactacttggaaaaaatacaaattttccagtaagtttaattttgacgacctaaactttattcaaacgaaggaatgtccctttaagatGATATCCGCGTATTTGCTCATATcgatataaattatacataaatGAAAGGAATCAACAAATTTGTATAATCTTTTCAGTGTTTCTGATGCTTTATCTGCTGTGGCAAAGGAGGAGAGTGAAATTCAAACGACCAGCACAACGGAAGTTTCACCCGTCCACATTTGTGTATGAATACGAGGATTTCGTCAACTGTGACCCAGTCAATCTGCCCGTCTTTATCGCCGACAGGGATGAGTATGCTATTGACAAACTAcgatattttcaaaacaatggCCTCAGTTTATTGTACATGGTCATGCCCCCGGCCCTCACCCTATTGTTCTGTCCAATGACCCTCTTCATGTACTCGCCAATCACCAATTATTTTTGGCCGAAGCCATACTTTGAATCTCCGCCAAATGTCAACGATTCTCTTGGTTGCTTCTTAGTCCCATCAGGAATGGTGTACGCAATAATGTTTGGTTTCGCCTTCCAAGAAGTGTTTGAAAAGCATACAAATATAGACGATAAACTCAAAGGCCAGACGCTAAGTATGCGAAAGTTGGTGTTGCTAATCGAGTCGATGGAGACGATTTCTCCTAGGACGTTTCTACATGTTTTGCACACACTGAAGGACGAAATCACCAATATAATATTCCGTATACAGTCCATGGAGAATCTTTGTGTATCAGGTAAGGTGTCTTTGAGAGAGGAAATCACCAATATAATATTCCGTATACAGTCTGTGTATCAGGTAAGGTGTCTTGGAGAGACGAAATTACCGATATAATATTCCGTATACAGTCCATGGAGAATCTTTGTGTATCAGGTAAGGTGTCTTTGAGAGACGAAATCACCAATATAATATTCCGTATACAGTCTGTGTATCAGGTAAGGTGTCTTTGAGAGACGAAATTACCAATATAATATTCCGTATACAGTCTGTGTATCAGGTAAGGTGTCTTGGAGAGACGAAATTACCGATATAATATTCCGTATACAGTCTGTGTATCAGGTAAGGTGTCTTTGAGAGATGAAATCACCAATATAATATTCCGTATACAGTCTGTGTATCAGGTAAGGTGTCTTTGAGAGACGAAATCACCAATATAATATTCCGTATACAGTCTGTGTATCAGGTAAGGTGTCTTGGAGAGATGAAATCACCAATATAATATTCCGTATACAGTCTAGGTATCAGGAAAGGTTTCCTGAGGGACGAAACCAGCAATAtaacattctgtatacagtcagTGCATCAGGAAAGGTTTCCTTGAGGGACGaaatcatcaatataatattcCACATACAGTCCATGGAGAGTCTCTATCAGGTAAGGTGTCCTAGAAAGACCAACTCCAGGACAGCCATTTGACTAATGATTTAGCAACTTCCGATGGTAAATTGACCTGTTCTTTTATACCCCTGAGACAAATATCATTTTAAGGAGTCAAAAATATACTCTCAAGGTCATACTGGATGCCCTGAAACTTGTGGTATTCTGCATTGAATAAAAGATGTTTGAATGTCTACAGCAATATGATATAAACCACTCGAGTATGAcggatatttgatatttttgcgTAATAAACACCATATCGTCGCTGTCCCACAGTTATGACGCTCATGCACAAAGAGTGAATAGGCATCACGAACAGTGAGTGAATGGGGGCCAAGCACAGAGAGTGAATGGGCGTCACGCACAGAGAGTGAATGGGCGCCACGCACAGACAGTGAATTAACCTCACGCAGAGAGCGAATGAGCCTCACGAGTATATAGTGAATGGGCGTCACACACAGAGTGAATAGGCGTCACACACAGAGAGTGAATTGGCGTTACGCACAGAGAGTGAATAGGCGTCAAACACAAAGAGTGAATGAACCTCAGGCACAGAGAGTGAATGGGCGGCACGCACAGAGAATGAATGGGCGTCACGAACAGAGAGTGAATGGGCGTCACACACAGAGAGTGAATGGGCGTCACGCACAGGGAATGAATGGGCGTCACGCACAGAGAGTGAATGGGCGTCACGCACAGAGAGTGAATGGGCGTCACGCACAGAGAGTGAATGGGCGCCACGCACAGACAGTGAATTAACCTCACGCAGAGAGTGAATGAACCTCACGAGTAGAGAGTGAATGGGCGTCACACACAGAGAGTGAATAGGCGTCACACACAGAGAGTGAATGGGCGTTACACACAAAGAATGAATGGGCGTCACGCACAGAGAATGAATGGGCGTCACGCACAGATAGTGAATCGGCGTCACGTACAGAGAGTAAATTAACATCACGTTGACAGATAGTGAATCAACCTCACGCACAGAGAGTGAATGGGCGTCACGCTTAGAGAATGAATGGGCGTCACGCATAGAGAGTGAACGGGCGTCACACACAGAGAATGAATGGGCGTCACGCACAGAGAATGAATGGGCGTTGCGCACAGAGAATGAACGGGCATCACGCACAGAGAATGAATGGGCGTGATGTACAGAGTGTGAATGAACCTCACGCACAGAGTTAACGTGAGTTAACGATGAGGATAAGCCACactaataaaatgttttgactTATATTCAAAATACTacaacatgttttgttttaattttaaattgcaGAAACTGCAAAAACCATAAAAGACCGCGATAGTTCCTTTTGAAgttctttgaaaaaaacttttcaGTACTGAGACGATAGCTTTGCTTTgagctttctgattggttaatgGTATACTAGTTTATTTCGGTAGCTATATAGTGTACTTATGAAAGTGTTAACGAAAGAACAGAAATCGAATTACTAAATCTTTTGATAAATGGTTCCATACTTCGTATTCCTGTTGGAATTTAATTTATAATGGCATTCCATCTTCGtttcagtatttatataacCCATTCTCGAAGATGTCATGGTCGACAAATGAAAGATGTCATGTTTTGGTGTAATTACTAAATGCAGTGATCGCTCAGGGTACATCATTAAGAAAGCAGTTTTCAGAATTTTTCTTTCATCAGTCAGAACACACAATATAGAGTGGACATTAAATGACATTTGCTGTACATGTACTCGAACCGATTAATCCACGAAATCTGTGGAGGGGGAGTTGCTATAGCAATATATGTAGTCGGTCAATGTGTTTCCGATATTTGTTTTGGCTTAATTTGGCATATAGTGCATAGAATATACCGTGATCTCGCTCTATTATACCACAGTCTACGGGTATGATTatatgtgtctgtgtgttgACAGTAAATATTTGGGGCCTGTTGAAGCCTTTGAACAGTGACCAGCGCAAAAGACAATCCCCCGTGGACCAGATAGTGTTCGTCGAGGTGTTACATTGTCTCCATGACCTCAACGTCATGTCCGCCGAGAGTGGATGTGTCACGGAACACATGCATatatttcagtaagtataaatATCATGCATATATTTCAGTAAGTATCAATCAAAGAACGCCGGAAACAAATCTCGATTACTAAAACATGATCAGCATTAATTTTAGTCTGGACCAACCTAAATTAGCCAGAGACCTTCCATAGCCTTCATTACTCCGAATTTATAAAATTGATCccaatacaaataaatacaaCTTAGAAATCCGGAATCTCGCTTTAACGAAAACTAAGTTTTCGAAACGAACTGATACAATAACTTGACTCGATGCaccaaaacaatttttaaaaatatcacgTGCGTTTTAATGTAAGAATGTACCAATACCCTTACTCCATAGAAAATAATGTTCAGTAAAactatacatgtttgtgtactCTCTTTCTACCGCTTGGCTTATCGTATATTCTACTTTTGTGAAATGCAGAAACACTTTATTCAATACTTCAACACgtaaaattattttcttcagCATTGAACTTGACAGTTACCTTCAGTTCAGCACACAACttgacatttacctacagttcAGCACACAACTTGACATTTACCCACAGTTCAGCACATGATttgacatttacctacagttcAGCACATGATTTGACATTTACCCACAGTTCAGCACACAACTTGACATTTACCCACAGTTCAGCACATGATTTGACATTTACCCACAGTTCAGCACATGATttgacatttacctacagttcAGCACACAACTTGACATTTACCAACAGTTCAGCACACAACTTGACATTTACCAACAGTTCAGCACACAACttgacatttacctacagttcAGCACACAACTTGACATTTACCAACAGTTCAGCACACAACttgacatttacctacagttcAGCACACAACttgacatttacctacagttcAGCTAACAACTTGGCATTTACCTACAGTTCAACACACAACttgacatttacctacagttcAGCACACAACTTGACATTTACCTACAATTC
The sequence above is drawn from the Pecten maximus chromosome 9, xPecMax1.1, whole genome shotgun sequence genome and encodes:
- the LOC117334891 gene encoding protein TsetseEP-like, yielding MSELELETTVEPEPETTAKPEPETTTEPEPETTAEPESEITTEPEPETTAEPEPETTTEPEPETTAEPEPETTVEPEPESTVEPEPETTTEPEPETTAEPEPETMTEPEPETTVEPEPETTAEPEPETTVEPEPETTAEPEPETTTEPEPETTAEPEPETTVEPEPETNS
- the LOC117334451 gene encoding uncharacterized protein LOC117334451, whose translation is MTLIPSAEMTTPEVEAEAQSEPTVSEIMWPPTALLVLGAFMFLMLYLLWQRRRVKFKRPAQRKFHPSTFVYEYEDFVNCDPVNLPVFIADRDEYAIDKLRYFQNNGLSLLYMVMPPALTLLFCPMTLFMYSPITNYFWPKPYFESPPNVNDSLGCFLVPSGMVYAIMFGFAFQEVFEKHTNIDDKLKGQTLSMRKLVLLIESMETISPRTFLHVLHTLKDEITNIIFRIQSMENLCVSVNIWGLLKPLNSDQRKRQSPVDQIVFVEVLHCLHDLNVMSAESGCVTEHMHIFQWIFLETLGYFSFLGVLLIQADSYRMELAMCIVTVVSITLLCCVVSDLDFPFHGFFLIDLQMLIDLIDFLHTKSKDVQTRVVARTGTDKDTNVG